In one window of Candidatus Sulfuricurvum sp. RIFRC-1 DNA:
- the folD gene encoding bifunctional methylenetetrahydrofolate dehydrogenase/methenyltetrahydrofolate cyclohydrolase FolD has protein sequence MQILDGKALAQKIEEKVSLGAKELKVKTGRVPGLAVILVGHDPASQAYVGMKKKACDRAGFYSVTHEMPDDISQDAIVKTIEMMNLNPNIDGILIQLPLPKHIDTTKILEVVAPTKDVDGFHPYNVGRLATGLDGFVPCTPLGVMELLAEYHIDPKGKNCCVVGASNIVGKPMAALLLNANATVEICHIFTDDLKKHTLSADVILVGAGVINLIKEDMVKADAIVIDIGINRAPDGRLVGDVDYDAVAPKTSYITPVPGGVGPMTIAMLLSNTLKAAKIHAQEEN, from the coding sequence ATGCAAATTCTTGACGGTAAAGCACTCGCACAAAAAATCGAAGAAAAAGTCTCTCTCGGAGCCAAAGAACTTAAAGTTAAAACAGGCAGAGTTCCCGGTTTAGCGGTGATTTTGGTCGGTCATGATCCTGCGAGCCAAGCGTACGTCGGTATGAAGAAAAAAGCGTGTGACCGCGCCGGATTTTATTCGGTTACCCACGAAATGCCCGATGACATTTCCCAAGATGCAATCGTCAAAACCATCGAAATGATGAATCTAAATCCCAATATTGACGGAATTTTGATCCAGCTTCCCCTTCCAAAACATATCGATACCACAAAAATCCTCGAAGTAGTCGCCCCGACCAAAGACGTCGACGGATTCCACCCCTATAATGTCGGTCGTCTTGCAACAGGGTTGGACGGTTTTGTCCCCTGCACACCGCTAGGGGTAATGGAGCTTTTGGCAGAGTACCACATCGATCCAAAGGGTAAAAACTGTTGCGTCGTCGGTGCATCGAACATCGTCGGAAAACCGATGGCGGCACTTTTACTAAACGCCAATGCAACGGTTGAAATCTGTCATATTTTTACCGATGATCTGAAAAAGCATACCCTCTCTGCTGATGTTATCCTCGTAGGAGCAGGTGTCATTAATCTCATCAAAGAGGATATGGTCAAAGCTGATGCCATTGTCATCGATATTGGAATCAACCGAGCCCCGGATGGCCGTCTCGTCGGTGATGTTGATTACGATGCTGTTGCTCCTAAAACATCCTACATCACTCCGGTACCGGGCGGAGTGGGTCCTATGACCATCGCGATGCTTCTATCCAATACCCTCAAAGCCGCCAAAATTCACGCACAAGAAGAGAACTGA
- the lepB gene encoding signal peptidase I, producing the protein MILKKKIFTAAHSAYRFSNTWTGTIIIVLFIIFFVAQAFRIPSGSMKDSLLVGDHLFAKKFAYGISTPHIPFLEIPLIPGTDGHILDGDEPARGDIVIFRYPNNTQLHYVKRCVALPGDELFLQDKVLYLHPREGDEYARKAFADYELVEVEGKLWVKNPYAKEHPGIHNDEKMVDNGIFPVELFNFAPIQVPEGEYFMMGDNRDHSNDSRFWGSVPYGLIEGTPWFVYFSMDANYEVRWDRIGQTPSDLEQKEHLDRAIAERILEDANDHELY; encoded by the coding sequence CTGATTTTGAAGAAAAAAATATTTACTGCAGCGCACAGCGCTTACCGTTTTTCCAATACATGGACAGGAACGATTATCATTGTTCTGTTTATTATTTTCTTCGTGGCACAAGCGTTTCGTATCCCCAGCGGATCAATGAAAGACTCTCTTTTGGTGGGGGATCATCTGTTTGCCAAAAAATTTGCCTACGGGATTTCGACCCCTCATATCCCATTTCTCGAAATCCCTCTCATTCCGGGAACCGACGGACATATTCTTGATGGCGATGAACCTGCACGTGGTGATATCGTTATTTTCCGCTATCCGAACAATACACAGCTTCACTACGTCAAACGATGTGTCGCACTACCGGGGGATGAGCTCTTTTTACAAGATAAAGTTCTCTATCTCCACCCGCGTGAAGGGGATGAATACGCCCGTAAAGCATTTGCAGACTATGAACTCGTAGAAGTTGAGGGCAAACTGTGGGTCAAAAATCCTTATGCTAAAGAGCATCCGGGTATTCATAACGATGAAAAAATGGTCGATAACGGAATTTTCCCCGTCGAACTTTTCAATTTTGCTCCGATCCAGGTTCCTGAAGGGGAATACTTTATGATGGGTGATAATCGCGACCACTCCAATGACAGCCGTTTTTGGGGATCTGTTCCGTACGGTTTAATCGAGGGAACACCATGGTTTGTTTACTTTAGTATGGACGCGAATTATGAAGTGCGTTGGGATCGTATCGGACAAACACCGAGCGATTTAGAACAAAAAGAGCATTTGGATCGTGCCATAGCCGAACGAATTCTCGAAGATGCCAATGACCATGAGCTTTATTGA
- a CDS encoding site-2 protease family protein, protein MSFIEPLEIAAAILALLIAIIGHEIMHGWVAYKYGDTTAKNQGRLSINPLIHIDPFGSILVPLMTYFIPMLLGAPSGFLFGWAKPVPINTQTVLRNGGYNAAMQVSLAGIAYNLFLATLSSVILVSLAQPTEADSIAYIFGYLFVMKLLLINVVLAVFNLLPIPSFDGAHFLTYLSLKYKIRAIAEFFVKAEPYGMIVIIIILVTPLKIPLVMWPIQAVLNLLLN, encoded by the coding sequence ATGAGCTTTATTGAACCGCTCGAAATCGCTGCGGCGATACTCGCTCTTCTCATCGCCATTATCGGCCATGAGATCATGCATGGCTGGGTCGCCTATAAATACGGCGATACTACCGCCAAAAACCAAGGTCGCCTCAGCATCAATCCTCTCATTCATATCGATCCTTTCGGCTCGATCCTCGTCCCTCTCATGACCTATTTTATTCCGATGCTCCTCGGTGCTCCGAGCGGATTTTTATTCGGTTGGGCCAAACCGGTTCCGATCAATACTCAGACCGTACTCCGCAACGGAGGATACAATGCGGCGATGCAGGTAAGTTTAGCAGGCATAGCCTATAACCTTTTTCTCGCAACCCTCTCTTCGGTCATTCTTGTTTCACTTGCGCAACCGACTGAGGCAGACAGTATCGCCTATATCTTTGGTTACCTCTTCGTTATGAAGCTTCTGTTGATCAATGTCGTTTTAGCCGTGTTCAACCTCCTTCCGATTCCAAGTTTCGACGGTGCCCATTTTCTCACCTATTTGAGTCTAAAATACAAAATACGTGCCATTGCCGAATTTTTCGTCAAAGCCGAACCTTATGGAATGATTGTTATCATCATCATATTGGTTACACCGCTTAAAATTCCACTCGTAATGTGGCCGATTCAAGCGGTATTAAATTTGTTATTGAACTAA
- the rpiB gene encoding ribose 5-phosphate isomerase B — MKFYVATDHAGIDLKDFTVENLRSKGHEVIDLGPFSKDRVDYPDYAVKVCENVLSDPTSQGILICGSGIGMSMAANRHHGIRAALCHDAYTATVARGHNDANVLCFGERIIGQGVAESILDAWIAGVFEGGRHCGRVDKIEAIKG, encoded by the coding sequence ATGAAATTTTACGTTGCTACCGATCACGCCGGAATCGATCTGAAAGACTTTACTGTTGAAAACCTCCGTTCTAAAGGGCATGAAGTTATTGATTTAGGGCCATTTTCCAAAGATCGCGTTGATTATCCCGATTATGCCGTCAAAGTATGTGAAAATGTCCTTTCCGATCCAACTTCGCAGGGGATTTTGATCTGCGGTTCGGGAATCGGAATGTCAATGGCGGCAAACCGCCATCACGGTATCCGCGCGGCACTGTGCCATGATGCTTATACCGCAACCGTTGCACGCGGACACAACGATGCAAACGTCCTATGCTTCGGTGAGCGTATTATTGGACAAGGGGTTGCCGAATCGATTCTCGATGCATGGATTGCAGGAGTATTCGAAGGTGGCCGTCATTGCGGGCGAGTGGATAAAATAGAAGCTATCAAAGGATAA
- a CDS encoding membrane protein produces MFLEWSLLTIVTLGALFFLVKMFYFRSITVKEQRSSEMMKLTLKEAEVLIRKYQIQLQRALGNVDILSEELNNLRNEVKSLKQRNSKHRSETDRLQNKIKELEGRIDALI; encoded by the coding sequence ATGTTTTTAGAGTGGTCATTGCTCACGATAGTAACACTTGGAGCACTTTTCTTTTTAGTCAAAATGTTCTATTTTCGCAGTATTACGGTAAAAGAACAGCGTTCCAGTGAAATGATGAAACTGACCCTCAAAGAGGCGGAAGTATTGATCCGAAAATATCAAATCCAACTCCAACGTGCACTCGGGAATGTTGATATTCTCAGCGAAGAGCTTAATAACCTTCGCAATGAAGTCAAATCGCTCAAACAGCGCAACTCGAAACACCGTTCGGAAACCGACCGCCTCCAAAATAAAATAAAAGAGCTTGAAGGGCGTATCGACGCGCTAATTTAA
- a CDS encoding adenine phosphoribosyltransferase, which yields MNLSISDRAILINAIRDIPDFPKPGIIFKDITTLLSDKEAFGVLMRHLHERYSTYDLTHVAGIDARGFIFGAALAQMLGVGFVPIRKKGKLPYTTVSEKYSLEYGVDEVEIHIDAFSGVEKPRVLLIDDLIATGGTAYAAANLINKVGAECIEACFVMGLDFLSGQSKLRDLVEVYTVIGVD from the coding sequence ATGAATCTTAGCATAAGTGACCGAGCCATTTTAATCAATGCTATTCGCGATATTCCCGATTTTCCAAAACCGGGAATTATTTTTAAAGACATTACTACCCTTCTCTCGGACAAAGAAGCTTTCGGTGTTCTTATGCGCCATCTGCATGAGCGCTACAGTACCTACGATCTTACCCACGTTGCCGGAATTGATGCGCGGGGATTTATCTTCGGTGCCGCTTTGGCACAGATGCTCGGTGTCGGTTTTGTCCCTATTCGTAAAAAAGGGAAACTTCCCTACACCACCGTATCGGAAAAATACTCCCTTGAATACGGTGTCGATGAAGTTGAAATTCATATCGACGCATTTAGTGGTGTCGAAAAGCCTCGTGTCCTCTTGATCGATGATTTAATCGCAACAGGGGGAACAGCTTACGCTGCTGCAAACCTCATCAACAAAGTGGGCGCAGAGTGTATCGAAGCCTGTTTTGTCATGGGACTTGATTTTTTAAGCGGGCAAAGCAAGCTGCGCGATCTTGTCGAAGTTTATACTGTAATCGGAGTTGACTAA
- the trpB gene encoding tryptophan synthase subunit beta — protein sequence MYIPSPSKFDPVDGHFGIFGGRYVPETLMPALLELEAAYKEIRFDEAFWSEVDGYLTDYVGRPSPLYYAANLSEELGAKIYLKREDLNHTGAHKVNNVIAQGLMAKRLDKKKVIAETGAGQHGVATATIAALLGLECEIFMGAKDVARQELNVFRMKLLGAKVHAVQSGSKTLKDAMNDAIRHWVTHARDTFYIIGTVAGPHPYPMMVRDFQAIIGCEARAQILEKENRLPDYVIACIGGGSNAIGTFQHFLEDKEVRCIGIEAGGLGVETDKHGCSLLKGRPGVLHGQMSYLLQDEDGQILEAHSISAGLDYPGIGPEHSFHKDNDNVSYDNITDQEALDAFVWLSRAEGIIPAFESSHAVAYLKKMTDIKDKLIIVNLSGRGDKDMMQAKQILNFDN from the coding sequence ATGTATATCCCCTCACCCTCAAAATTTGATCCGGTTGACGGCCATTTCGGTATCTTCGGAGGACGTTATGTTCCTGAAACCCTTATGCCTGCCCTTTTGGAACTCGAAGCCGCTTATAAAGAGATTCGCTTTGACGAAGCGTTCTGGAGCGAGGTAGACGGTTATCTCACCGATTATGTCGGCCGTCCAAGTCCCCTTTACTATGCCGCTAATCTCTCCGAAGAACTCGGAGCTAAAATTTATCTCAAACGGGAAGACTTGAACCATACCGGTGCCCATAAAGTGAACAACGTTATCGCCCAAGGGCTGATGGCAAAACGTTTGGACAAGAAAAAAGTGATCGCCGAAACGGGTGCGGGACAGCACGGTGTAGCAACGGCAACCATCGCCGCACTGCTGGGATTAGAGTGTGAAATCTTTATGGGAGCCAAAGACGTCGCACGTCAAGAACTCAACGTCTTTCGTATGAAACTTCTCGGAGCGAAAGTCCATGCGGTACAAAGCGGTTCTAAAACTCTCAAAGATGCCATGAACGATGCTATTCGTCACTGGGTGACCCATGCACGCGACACCTTCTACATTATCGGCACCGTCGCAGGACCGCACCCTTATCCGATGATGGTACGCGATTTTCAAGCGATTATCGGATGTGAAGCCCGCGCTCAGATTTTAGAAAAAGAGAACCGTCTTCCCGATTACGTCATCGCCTGCATCGGCGGAGGCTCCAACGCGATCGGAACCTTTCAACACTTCCTCGAAGACAAAGAGGTTCGCTGCATCGGAATCGAAGCGGGAGGACTGGGTGTCGAAACCGATAAACACGGTTGTTCTTTGCTCAAAGGACGGCCGGGGGTGCTGCACGGACAAATGAGCTACCTTCTCCAAGATGAAGACGGCCAAATCCTCGAAGCGCACTCGATCTCAGCAGGTCTGGATTACCCGGGAATCGGACCGGAACACTCATTTCACAAAGATAACGATAATGTCAGTTATGACAATATTACTGACCAAGAAGCACTCGATGCATTTGTATGGCTTAGCCGTGCCGAAGGGATTATCCCCGCTTTTGAAAGTTCCCATGCCGTCGCTTATTTGAAAAAAATGACTGATATTAAAGACAAACTCATTATTGTCAACCTCTCCGGTCGCGGGGACAAAGATATGATGCAGGCAAAACAAATTTTGAATTTCGATAATTAA
- a CDS encoding DedA family protein encodes MEHLFLEWLKEYGYIVLFAWSILEGELGLVMAGIMSHTGDMILPIAIIVGALGGFVGDQIYFYIGRFNKSYIHNKLRSQRRKFAIAHLLLKKYGWPLIFVQRYMYGMRTVIPMAIGLTKYSGRQFAIINFVSAVFWASLTIIPAYYFGEELLKLLAWIKGHWYFAIPFALSIFGSIALVFNRIEKNLLEKRRERRPL; translated from the coding sequence GTGGAACATCTTTTTTTAGAGTGGCTCAAAGAATACGGATACATCGTCCTCTTTGCATGGAGTATTTTAGAGGGTGAACTGGGTTTGGTTATGGCGGGAATTATGTCCCATACCGGAGATATGATTTTGCCGATTGCAATCATCGTCGGAGCTTTGGGTGGATTTGTCGGAGATCAAATCTATTTTTACATCGGACGGTTCAATAAATCGTACATTCATAATAAACTTCGTTCACAACGCCGTAAATTTGCCATTGCCCATCTGCTTCTCAAAAAATACGGATGGCCACTGATTTTTGTCCAACGCTATATGTACGGTATGCGTACCGTCATTCCGATGGCAATAGGTTTGACCAAATATTCAGGACGGCAATTTGCCATTATCAATTTTGTCAGTGCCGTTTTTTGGGCTTCATTGACAATCATCCCCGCTTATTATTTTGGAGAAGAGTTACTCAAGCTTCTCGCTTGGATTAAAGGCCACTGGTACTTTGCGATACCGTTTGCGCTGAGCATCTTCGGCAGCATCGCTTTGGTCTTTAATCGCATCGAAAAAAATCTTTTGGAGAAACGCCGTGAACGTCGCCCTTTATAA
- a CDS encoding leucyl aminopeptidase: MNVALYNQSLSLLNADLTLEFVTPAQFESHPHKALLTQAGFKADHEQLCALHEHRLLVCGIDNDASDELYRSAMASAIKTAMNYGYSSLKVAQYTPKYFKALIEGALLGSYRFEAYKSEPKPSSLTDVIFSNENHDGSVNPLEELEAILAQTTIIAKATNFVRSLVNQTPDDMTPQQMAITADTLAQNNNLECTILDVNGLEDEKMFAMLSVGRGSAHPPRLIHLAYKPKNPKRVITLVGKGLTYDSGGLSLKAAASMVTMKMDKAGGCAVMGIIKAVSELNLDIEVHAFVGAVENMISGNAYKPDDVLRAKNGKTIEVRNTDAEGRLVLADVLGYAQEKVKADYIFDYATLTGACMVALGPYTTGVMGHNESLKQEWLSAAEASGEYCGILPFNRHLKKLIKSDLADVCNVSSKPYGGAITAALFLDNFIDEDMKEKWVHFDIAGSAYTESAWDVHTYGGTGAGVRMSLNWLMEQCK; this comes from the coding sequence GTGAACGTCGCCCTTTATAATCAATCACTATCCTTACTCAATGCCGATTTGACATTGGAGTTTGTTACACCCGCACAATTTGAATCACACCCCCATAAAGCCCTTTTAACCCAAGCAGGGTTTAAAGCCGACCATGAGCAGCTGTGTGCTTTGCATGAACACCGTTTGCTGGTATGCGGTATCGACAACGATGCGAGCGATGAACTTTACCGATCCGCTATGGCCTCAGCGATCAAAACCGCAATGAACTACGGCTATAGCTCCCTAAAAGTCGCACAATATACACCGAAATATTTTAAAGCACTCATCGAGGGGGCATTACTAGGGAGTTACCGATTTGAAGCCTATAAATCGGAGCCTAAACCCTCTTCTTTGACAGACGTTATCTTCAGTAATGAAAATCATGACGGCAGTGTTAATCCACTCGAAGAATTGGAAGCAATCCTCGCACAAACGACGATCATTGCCAAAGCGACCAACTTCGTCCGCAGTTTAGTCAATCAAACGCCGGATGATATGACACCGCAGCAGATGGCTATCACCGCAGATACTCTGGCACAAAACAATAATCTCGAATGCACTATCCTCGATGTCAACGGTCTCGAAGATGAAAAAATGTTTGCTATGCTCTCTGTCGGACGCGGTTCAGCCCACCCTCCCCGCCTGATTCACCTCGCCTACAAACCCAAAAATCCGAAACGTGTCATAACCCTTGTCGGAAAAGGGCTCACGTATGACAGCGGCGGGCTTAGTCTCAAAGCAGCTGCATCGATGGTGACAATGAAAATGGACAAAGCAGGCGGATGTGCCGTAATGGGGATCATCAAAGCGGTGAGCGAGCTTAACCTCGATATCGAAGTCCACGCTTTTGTCGGTGCAGTCGAAAACATGATCAGCGGGAACGCCTACAAACCCGATGACGTCCTCCGTGCCAAAAACGGAAAAACAATCGAAGTGCGCAATACCGATGCCGAAGGACGCCTCGTCCTCGCCGATGTTCTAGGGTATGCCCAAGAAAAAGTAAAAGCGGACTACATCTTCGATTATGCCACCCTGACAGGTGCGTGTATGGTAGCCCTCGGACCTTACACCACAGGTGTCATGGGACATAATGAATCACTCAAACAAGAGTGGCTGAGTGCGGCAGAAGCGAGCGGTGAATACTGCGGTATTTTACCGTTCAACCGCCACCTCAAAAAACTGATCAAAAGCGACCTTGCCGATGTGTGCAACGTCTCGAGCAAACCTTACGGCGGAGCGATCACCGCCGCATTGTTCCTCGATAACTTCATCGATGAGGATATGAAAGAGAAATGGGTACACTTCGACATCGCAGGTTCTGCCTATACCGAGAGCGCATGGGATGTCCATACTTACGGCGGAACGGGTGCGGGTGTGCGAATGAGCCTCAACTGGCTTATGGAGCAGTGTAAATAA
- the ychF gene encoding redox-regulated ATPase YchF — MGLSIGLVGLPNVGKSTTFNALTKAQNAEAANYPFCTIEPNKATVPVPDIRLDALAKIVNPERIQYSTLDFVDIAGLVKGASKGEGLGNKFLSNIRETEVILQIVRCFEDDNIVHTEGRIDPLLDVEIIENELILADIEVLTNRIERLKKQAKNDKDSAVMAEFAEELAEFLADGNLARNFPKANTEMFDQLNREVRLLSAKEIMYGANVDEDGLTTDNDYVKALVEHAAKNGCEVVKLCAKIEEELVELEDDERNEMLHDLGVAESGLEQIIRKGFDKLGLMSYFTAGVKEVRAWTIHKNTTAPKAAAVIHNDFEKGFIRAEVIGYEDFVTCGGEAKSKEAGKMRLEGKEYIVADGDIMHFRFNV, encoded by the coding sequence ATGGGCTTATCAATCGGACTCGTAGGACTACCAAACGTCGGAAAATCAACCACCTTTAACGCACTTACCAAAGCACAAAATGCCGAAGCGGCAAACTATCCGTTCTGTACAATCGAACCGAACAAAGCGACCGTACCAGTGCCGGATATCCGTCTCGATGCCCTCGCTAAAATCGTAAACCCTGAGCGTATTCAATATTCGACTCTCGATTTCGTCGACATCGCCGGTCTCGTTAAGGGCGCAAGCAAAGGGGAAGGGTTGGGGAATAAGTTCCTCTCTAATATCCGCGAAACCGAAGTAATCTTGCAAATCGTCCGTTGTTTCGAAGATGACAATATTGTTCACACAGAGGGGCGTATCGATCCGTTGCTCGATGTCGAAATCATCGAAAATGAGCTGATTTTAGCCGATATTGAAGTGCTGACCAACCGTATCGAACGTCTCAAAAAACAGGCAAAAAACGATAAAGATTCTGCTGTTATGGCTGAATTTGCCGAAGAACTTGCCGAGTTCTTGGCGGATGGCAATCTTGCCCGTAACTTCCCAAAAGCCAATACTGAGATGTTTGATCAGCTTAACCGAGAAGTGCGTCTACTCAGTGCCAAAGAGATTATGTACGGTGCAAACGTCGATGAAGACGGATTAACGACGGATAACGATTACGTCAAAGCGCTGGTAGAACATGCGGCGAAAAACGGATGCGAGGTGGTCAAACTCTGCGCAAAAATCGAAGAAGAACTCGTTGAATTAGAGGATGATGAGCGTAATGAAATGCTCCACGATTTAGGTGTTGCAGAGTCTGGATTGGAGCAAATCATCCGAAAAGGGTTCGATAAACTGGGTCTTATGAGCTACTTCACCGCCGGTGTTAAAGAAGTTCGTGCATGGACAATCCACAAAAATACAACGGCTCCAAAAGCGGCCGCCGTTATCCATAACGATTTCGAAAAAGGGTTTATCCGCGCCGAAGTAATCGGGTATGAAGATTTCGTTACCTGCGGCGGCGAAGCCAAATCCAAAGAGGCGGGGAAAATGCGTTTGGAAGGTAAAGAGTATATTGTCGCCGATGGTGACATCATGCACTTCAGATTTAATGTATAA
- a CDS encoding phosphatidylserine decarboxylase, giving the protein MKQHFTSAISQRFGRFASKEHGRRFQTAINRAYVKAMGLDMSDFDAPETYPSLNALFTRKFLHKRTFSHDTLDVISPCDSLITECGTIHENLALQIKGMSYSIDGVLGDGISSDSKKSVHNGTFVNFYLSPRDYHRYHAPIDMQVLHAVHIPGKLYPVNIPSLKKQVNLFIENERVVLECLSAEGKRFFLILVGALNVGEMEVSFEPRIRTNTTLTPSQYSYKDLYLSKGDDFGCFRMGSTIVMLCEKEMVEFGISTGHTVRFAQTIGRLSV; this is encoded by the coding sequence ATGAAACAACACTTCACTTCAGCAATTTCCCAACGTTTTGGCCGTTTTGCCTCTAAAGAGCATGGTAGAAGATTCCAAACGGCTATTAACCGAGCTTATGTTAAAGCGATGGGGTTGGATATGAGCGATTTTGACGCTCCCGAAACGTATCCGAGTCTCAATGCCCTGTTTACCCGAAAATTTCTCCATAAACGCACTTTTTCCCACGATACTCTCGATGTAATCAGTCCGTGTGATTCATTGATTACTGAGTGCGGTACGATTCATGAAAACCTGGCCCTTCAAATTAAAGGGATGTCTTACAGCATCGACGGTGTGTTGGGTGATGGAATCTCGAGCGATTCGAAAAAAAGTGTCCATAACGGCACTTTTGTCAACTTTTATCTCTCTCCACGTGACTATCATCGTTACCATGCACCCATCGATATGCAAGTGCTTCATGCCGTTCATATTCCCGGGAAACTCTATCCGGTTAATATCCCTTCCCTTAAAAAACAAGTTAATCTTTTTATTGAAAATGAACGGGTTGTTTTAGAGTGTTTGAGTGCGGAAGGGAAACGATTTTTCTTGATTTTAGTGGGTGCTTTGAATGTTGGCGAGATGGAAGTGAGTTTCGAACCTCGTATTCGAACCAATACGACACTCACTCCGAGCCAATACAGCTATAAGGATCTCTATTTGAGCAAGGGAGATGATTTCGGATGTTTCCGAATGGGTTCTACGATTGTGATGTTGTGCGAAAAAGAGATGGTAGAGTTTGGGATTTCGACAGGCCATACCGTCCGCTTTGCGCAGACGATCGGACGGCTTAGTGTTTAG
- the truD gene encoding tRNA pseudouridine(13) synthase TruD, with translation MERQYYLPHSPIEFHFRQSPRDFVVDEIPLYPFSGEGEHLVLHVRKKNLSTWQMIDVFSNHLGIKGRDIGYAGLKDKNAQTKQYISLPRKFESVLETFEHEGIKILEKTYHNNKIRVGHLKGNRFFIRLKKVNPTAAVKIKEALKMIKQQGMPNYFGFQRFGIDGENYKKGQAILAGELKERNKKLAQFYVNSYQSYLFNDWLSRRIQISKLVESFGIDELCSVLPLPKEELVAMKAQKHPLKLIHGDVMMHYPYGKIFHYESDEEVERFSKRDISVSGLLSGKRATRAVGLAEIIEQEYDTIHSGIDGARRYGWIFPEEIEGEYKENDAWFELHFTLPKGCYATVLIEEIAKRPIQTDETQE, from the coding sequence ATGGAACGTCAATATTATCTCCCTCATAGCCCTATCGAATTTCATTTTCGTCAATCCCCTCGCGATTTTGTGGTGGATGAAATCCCCCTTTATCCTTTTAGCGGCGAGGGGGAACATTTGGTTCTTCATGTTCGTAAAAAGAACCTCTCTACCTGGCAGATGATCGATGTTTTCAGTAATCATCTGGGAATCAAAGGACGTGATATCGGTTATGCCGGATTGAAAGACAAAAATGCCCAAACCAAACAGTATATTTCACTCCCGCGTAAATTTGAGAGTGTGTTGGAGACTTTTGAGCATGAGGGGATCAAAATCCTTGAAAAAACCTATCACAATAATAAAATTCGTGTCGGACATCTTAAAGGGAACCGTTTTTTTATTCGTCTCAAAAAAGTGAATCCGACGGCTGCAGTGAAAATTAAAGAGGCTCTTAAAATGATTAAGCAGCAGGGGATGCCGAATTATTTCGGATTTCAGAGGTTCGGGATTGACGGCGAAAACTATAAAAAAGGGCAAGCGATTTTAGCCGGGGAGCTGAAAGAACGTAATAAAAAATTGGCTCAGTTTTATGTGAATTCATATCAGAGCTATCTTTTCAACGATTGGCTTAGCCGTCGTATTCAAATATCTAAACTCGTAGAGAGTTTCGGAATCGATGAACTGTGCAGCGTACTGCCCCTTCCCAAAGAAGAACTTGTCGCGATGAAAGCTCAAAAACATCCGCTTAAACTGATTCACGGGGATGTAATGATGCACTATCCGTATGGGAAAATATTTCATTATGAGAGTGATGAAGAGGTAGAACGCTTTTCAAAGCGGGATATTTCGGTAAGCGGTCTGCTCAGCGGTAAACGTGCAACACGTGCTGTGGGATTGGCGGAGATAATCGAGCAAGAGTATGATACGATTCATAGCGGCATTGATGGCGCACGCCGTTATGGCTGGATTTTCCCCGAAGAGATTGAAGGGGAATACAAAGAAAATGATGCATGGTTTGAGCTTCATTTTACCCTCCCAAAAGGGTGTTATGCTACCGTATTGATTGAAGAGATTGCCAAACGTCCAATTCAAACCGATGAAACTCAGGAGTAA